The following are from one region of the Ruficoccus sp. ZRK36 genome:
- a CDS encoding DUF3347 domain-containing protein has translation MKIRNILALGLSLLLTNLLHAHDEAFKPDFVSGLVPGYLSIEKGLVADDLPAAQKGAQSFLVAMGQAPEGSKRIERTNENLSTPAKAIAEAKDLAAAREAFQSLSDKMEGLIMHVGVTGDTRLYLLHCPMALGGKGANWIQADKSVANPYFGMKMLRCGSVQKQLAGETSDMHGHSEHNH, from the coding sequence ATGAAAATCAGAAATATCCTGGCCCTCGGGCTTTCCCTCCTGTTAACGAATCTGCTCCACGCGCACGATGAAGCCTTCAAGCCGGACTTTGTCAGTGGACTTGTCCCCGGCTACCTGAGCATCGAAAAAGGCCTCGTGGCGGACGACCTCCCGGCGGCCCAAAAAGGAGCCCAGAGCTTTCTCGTCGCCATGGGTCAAGCTCCCGAAGGAAGCAAACGTATTGAACGGACCAATGAGAACCTCAGCACGCCTGCTAAAGCTATTGCCGAGGCGAAGGATCTCGCCGCCGCCCGCGAAGCGTTCCAGAGCCTTTCGGACAAGATGGAAGGCCTGATCATGCACGTCGGTGTGACCGGTGATACCCGCCTCTACCTGCTTCACTGCCCGATGGCTCTCGGCGGCAAGGGCGCCAACTGGATCCAGGCCGACAAGAGCGTGGCCAACCCTTATTTCGGCATGAAGATGCTGCGTTGCGGCAGCGTCCAGAAACAACTCGCCGGTGAAACCTCTGATATGCACGGCCATTCCGAGCATAATCATTAG
- a CDS encoding IS4 family transposase codes for MNEGRTIFSQVMDVLDPTELTRCVARYSMPRESRGFSARDQFLSMAFAQMTFRESLRDIEACLSGCRHLYAMGFRGNITRTNLAYANEHRDWRVYAELAQVLIRRARRLYSGDSHGLDIDEMVYALDASTIDLCLTLFPWAHFRQTKAAIKLHTLMDLKGSIPVFISITDGSVHDVNILDDIAFEPGSIYVMDRGYVDFARLHRMHQAGAYFVTRAKSNLAFYVSQSRPIDKTTGLRCDQSIGLKTAKSKRDYP; via the coding sequence ATGAACGAAGGCCGTACGATTTTTTCCCAAGTGATGGATGTTCTGGATCCGACCGAGCTGACGCGTTGTGTTGCTCGGTACTCGATGCCGCGAGAGAGTCGGGGCTTTTCGGCGCGGGATCAGTTTCTTTCGATGGCGTTTGCACAGATGACTTTTCGCGAGAGTTTGCGGGATATCGAAGCGTGCCTGAGCGGGTGTCGGCATCTTTACGCGATGGGGTTCCGAGGCAACATTACGCGCACCAATCTGGCTTACGCCAACGAGCATCGGGACTGGCGCGTGTATGCCGAACTTGCTCAAGTTTTGATTCGACGAGCGCGACGGCTTTACTCTGGCGACAGCCACGGCTTGGACATCGACGAGATGGTTTACGCGTTGGACGCCTCGACCATCGATCTGTGTCTGACCCTGTTTCCGTGGGCTCATTTCCGCCAGACCAAGGCGGCTATCAAGCTGCACACGCTGATGGACTTGAAGGGCTCCATCCCTGTATTCATAAGCATTACAGACGGAAGCGTCCACGACGTGAACATCCTCGACGACATCGCTTTCGAACCCGGAAGCATCTACGTCATGGACCGTGGCTACGTCGATTTCGCACGGCTGCACCGCATGCATCAGGCCGGTGCCTACTTCGTCACTCGGGCCAAAAGTAACCTGGCTTTCTATGTCAGCCAGTCGCGACCCATCGACAAAACGACCGGTTTGCGTTGTGATCAGAGCATCGGTCTGAAGACCGCCAAGAGCAAACGCGACTACCCGTGA